GACGGAGACGATGGCGCAGGCCTCCGGCTATCTCGTGCTGGCCCATCTGGACTTCGCCCGGATGCCGTTCCTCACCGGCGTCGACAAGGCGCGGTTCCGTTCCTTCGTCGGTCCGGGGGCGGAACTCGTCGTCACGGCCAATCTCGAGCATGACGGCTCGGGCTACGCGGTGACCAAGGCGGCGATCAGCCATGCCGGCAAGGCGCTCTGCGATGCGGAGCTGCGCTTCCGCACCATGCCCTTCCCGGACGGGCTCGACGCGCCGATGCGCGCGCGGGCGCAGGCGATCGGTCTGTTCCCGGATCCCGCGCAGTCGTGAGCCCGCCATGAACCGCCCCGTCGTCGTCACCGGGCTCGGCCTCGTCTCCTGTGCGGGCGAGGGCGTCGAGTCCCATCTCGCGGCCCTCGACGCGCAGGCGGCCCCCCGCACCGACACCGAGACCTTCGCGCCCTATCCGGTGCATCCCGCGCCCGCGATTGCCTGGGACGGGCAGATCCCCAAGCGCAGCGACCAGCGCCAGATGGAGGCGTGGCAGCGGCTCGGCGTCTACGCCGCGGGGCTGGCCCTCGACGCCGCCGGCGTCAAGGACGAGGCCGCCCTCAAGCAGGCGCTCCA
This window of the Methylobacterium tardum genome carries:
- a CDS encoding 3-hydroxyacyl-ACP dehydratase FabZ family protein, producing the protein MRLEYFEMIDSVRLLDRAAGRIEALARVPLESPVFEGHFPGHPLVPGVLLTETMAQASGYLVLAHLDFARMPFLTGVDKARFRSFVGPGAELVVTANLEHDGSGYAVTKAAISHAGKALCDAELRFRTMPFPDGLDAPMRARAQAIGLFPDPAQS